In Thermoflexus hugenholtzii JAD2, the following proteins share a genomic window:
- a CDS encoding extracellular solute-binding protein, which produces MGARRRLDPALGVPLHEQLKQLLRSEILGGRLRPGDRLPTEAELCARYGISRAPVRQALEDLAREGLILRQRGRGTFVAPRNGGASSPLVLRVVISHPRWRIPLDLAVARWNQQHPDQPIELAVEQIPFLQLRGALMEAVGNGGAPDLSILDSAWLAEFVTLRHLRAVGEIDPAWEAQALATLMPGPRSAWVFEGHLYGIPISMDVSVLWVRRDLLEAEGLRPPTTWEDLLRVGAHFRQPEVRRRYGLGPYPLAMVAGRTGGETTTYQTLPFLWANGGELVSGGWVLLDQPATYETLAFLRALIWEHQLMPPEVTAFHREQAALWLAEGQVVMAVGGTYEADLIQQAAGWDEATFLERLMVLPIPAGPHGRPAGLMGGMAFGIYRQSRHPERALALLRQAVEGEPLRAFARMTGRHPPWIHALSHLAGERGGFLARTQRWVEQGRPRPSLPAYARVSEEWQALVEDVLLGRRPLEAAVPRAAERIAALTGYMLPESHLFPH; this is translated from the coding sequence GTGGGGGCACGTCGGCGGCTGGATCCCGCGCTGGGGGTCCCGCTTCACGAGCAGCTAAAGCAGCTCCTGCGGTCGGAGATCTTGGGGGGTCGGCTCCGGCCGGGGGATCGTCTGCCCACGGAAGCGGAGCTTTGCGCCCGTTATGGGATCAGCCGGGCGCCGGTCCGTCAGGCCCTGGAGGATCTGGCGCGGGAGGGTCTGATCCTCCGTCAACGGGGGCGGGGCACCTTTGTCGCCCCTCGAAACGGGGGGGCGAGTTCTCCATTGGTGTTGCGGGTGGTGATCTCCCACCCCCGCTGGCGCATCCCCCTGGATCTCGCCGTCGCCCGCTGGAATCAGCAACATCCAGACCAGCCGATCGAGCTGGCGGTGGAGCAAATCCCTTTCCTACAGTTGCGGGGAGCGCTGATGGAGGCGGTGGGGAATGGCGGGGCTCCTGATCTTTCCATCCTGGATTCCGCTTGGCTGGCGGAGTTCGTGACCCTTCGCCATCTACGAGCCGTCGGGGAGATCGATCCGGCCTGGGAGGCCCAGGCGCTGGCCACGCTGATGCCGGGCCCCCGCTCGGCGTGGGTCTTCGAAGGACACCTGTATGGGATCCCCATCAGCATGGATGTCAGCGTCCTGTGGGTGCGGCGGGATCTGCTGGAGGCGGAAGGGCTGCGCCCGCCGACCACCTGGGAGGATCTGCTCCGGGTAGGGGCTCATTTTCGGCAACCGGAGGTCCGCCGGCGTTACGGCCTGGGCCCTTATCCGCTGGCGATGGTGGCCGGCCGGACGGGCGGCGAGACCACCACCTATCAAACGCTTCCCTTCCTCTGGGCGAATGGGGGCGAGCTGGTGAGCGGGGGTTGGGTCCTGCTGGATCAGCCGGCCACTTATGAGACGCTGGCCTTCCTGCGGGCGTTGATCTGGGAACATCAGCTGATGCCCCCCGAGGTGACCGCCTTCCATCGAGAGCAGGCGGCTCTCTGGCTGGCGGAGGGGCAGGTGGTGATGGCCGTGGGAGGCACCTATGAGGCGGATTTGATCCAGCAGGCGGCGGGGTGGGATGAAGCGACCTTCCTGGAGCGCCTCATGGTCCTCCCCATCCCGGCAGGGCCTCATGGGCGTCCGGCCGGTTTGATGGGCGGCATGGCGTTCGGGATTTATCGGCAATCCCGCCATCCCGAGCGGGCCCTGGCGCTGTTGCGACAGGCCGTGGAGGGGGAGCCTTTGCGGGCGTTCGCCCGCATGACTGGGCGCCATCCTCCCTGGATCCACGCCCTCTCCCATCTGGCCGGGGAGCGAGGAGGGTTCCTGGCGCGGACGCAGCGTTGGGTGGAGCAGGGGCGGCCGCGCCCCTCCCTGCCGGCTTACGCCCGGGTTTCGGAGGAATGGCAGGCGCTGGTGGAGGACGTACTGCTCGGCCGTCGTCCGCTGGAAGCGGCGGTCCCGAGGGCGGCGGAGCGGATCGCTGCCCTCACGGGTTATATGTTGCCGGAAAGCCATCTGTTCCCACATTGA
- a CDS encoding amylo-alpha-1,6-glucosidase, which translates to MIQKDLRQAAEEVLRRNDRGTFTAPSPRQYPHLWLWDAGFAALGWAALGDYERAYREIRAALRGQWRNGMLPHVVFYDWPSAYFPGADVWRSDLASEAPAELPTSGITQPPVLAFVVEILTRYDPDRGRAAAFRREAFPALYAYHRWLHTARDPEGMGLSVLVHPWESGMDNSPLWDAALARVPVGDLPPYRRADAHWVPEEQRPRSADYDRFLALILHLRSHRYGESGVQTSSFRVYDILFNALRYRSEEALWTMAAELGEPTGEIEGWLARGRAAFQAYLWDPARGFFLDWDAVAKARIPVIAAGGFLALYAGLATPEQAHEMVARYLTNPEAFAPDGGTRYLVPTVSKAEPGWEPRRYWRGPIWINLNALIAHGLRRYGFVDLAEQIRADTFALVARSGFWEYYDPRTGEGLGIGDFTWSAALLLAWDLLEIPETR; encoded by the coding sequence ATGATTCAGAAGGACCTGCGACAGGCGGCAGAAGAGGTGCTGCGGCGGAACGATCGGGGGACATTCACCGCCCCTTCCCCCCGGCAGTATCCCCACCTCTGGCTGTGGGACGCCGGGTTCGCCGCCCTGGGCTGGGCGGCCTTAGGGGATTACGAGCGGGCCTACCGGGAGATCCGGGCCGCCCTCCGGGGGCAGTGGCGCAACGGGATGCTCCCCCACGTAGTCTTCTACGACTGGCCCAGCGCCTATTTTCCGGGCGCCGATGTCTGGCGCTCCGATCTGGCCTCGGAAGCCCCGGCGGAGCTCCCCACCTCCGGCATCACCCAGCCCCCGGTCCTGGCTTTCGTGGTCGAGATCCTGACCCGCTATGATCCCGATCGAGGGCGCGCGGCAGCCTTCCGCCGGGAAGCCTTCCCCGCACTCTACGCGTATCACCGGTGGCTGCACACCGCTCGGGACCCCGAGGGCATGGGCCTGAGCGTCCTGGTGCACCCCTGGGAGTCCGGGATGGACAACAGCCCCCTGTGGGACGCGGCCCTGGCCCGGGTGCCGGTGGGGGATCTGCCGCCCTATCGCCGAGCCGATGCCCATTGGGTGCCCGAGGAGCAGCGACCCCGCTCCGCCGACTACGACCGCTTCCTGGCCTTGATCCTCCATCTGCGATCGCATCGCTACGGGGAAAGCGGCGTCCAGACCTCTTCCTTCCGGGTCTATGACATCCTGTTCAACGCCCTTCGCTATCGCTCGGAGGAGGCCCTCTGGACGATGGCGGCGGAGCTGGGCGAACCGACAGGGGAGATCGAGGGGTGGCTGGCGCGAGGCCGCGCCGCCTTTCAGGCCTATCTGTGGGATCCGGCGCGTGGGTTCTTCCTGGACTGGGACGCGGTGGCGAAGGCCCGGATCCCGGTGATCGCGGCGGGCGGGTTCCTGGCCCTCTACGCAGGCCTGGCCACGCCGGAGCAGGCCCACGAAATGGTGGCGCGCTATCTCACGAACCCGGAGGCCTTCGCCCCGGACGGCGGGACGCGCTATCTGGTCCCTACAGTGAGCAAGGCCGAGCCCGGCTGGGAGCCCCGACGCTACTGGCGGGGGCCGATCTGGATCAACCTCAACGCCCTGATCGCCCACGGCCTGCGGCGCTATGGGTTCGTCGACCTGGCCGAGCAGATCCGCGCCGACACCTTTGCCCTCGTCGCTCGCTCAGGGTTCTGGGAATACTACGACCCCCGCACTGGGGAAGGATTGGGAATCGGAGATTTCACCTGGTCCGCCGCCCTCCTCCTGGCCTGGGACCTGCTGGAGATCCCCGAAACGAGGTAG
- a CDS encoding carbon-nitrogen hydrolase family protein → MSRLGIACVQLEALGLERAEEALERALQGVEEAGRHRPDLILLPECTYPAYYLHSLEAYHRAEPRPLEEVLRLFGEKARRHRAYVAVGLVRPHPSGRLRNSVALINPHGQVLGFHDKLFLWHFDREWFDPGSELPVFDLPFGQVGLMICADARMPEIPRTLALRGARLILDATALVTSTGAPEARTNPQVTYLLPARALENGLWIAWANKVGVEAESILYCGRSGVVGPDGAYRALGSPDREEIVLAEVDLAAAPGPRARPSTPALWWNTPGEALPVARRLREPIPADSMYLRVGILQLKPYEDPEAWRRRVEELGERLIRQGASLLILPGIPEGWERAPAYQQTTTLDALQALSARLACGLIAPLVDEGHVGIHLIDRGQEIARRRVGDPPRAMETPWGGLGVLGSEEIWAPEIARSLMAQGAELLIWLPSARRATDDLLARTRADENRVFLVRASPLFGEPSAPAAVFDPLGQPLATGLPDREQGILASLFRPLTRHKEMAPGSHIVFDRPSVPSPHPAGSGAGG, encoded by the coding sequence ATGTCCCGACTTGGGATCGCCTGTGTGCAGCTGGAGGCCCTCGGGCTGGAGCGGGCGGAAGAGGCCCTGGAGCGGGCGCTGCAGGGCGTGGAGGAGGCCGGACGCCACCGGCCGGATCTCATCCTGCTGCCGGAGTGCACTTACCCCGCTTACTATCTCCACTCGTTAGAGGCTTATCATCGCGCCGAGCCCCGTCCGCTGGAGGAGGTCCTCCGTCTGTTCGGAGAGAAGGCCCGTCGGCACCGGGCCTATGTGGCGGTGGGCCTCGTCCGCCCCCATCCCTCCGGGCGGCTGCGCAACTCAGTGGCCCTCATCAATCCCCACGGCCAGGTCCTGGGCTTCCACGACAAACTCTTCCTCTGGCACTTCGATCGAGAGTGGTTCGATCCCGGCTCCGAACTGCCGGTTTTCGATCTCCCCTTCGGACAGGTAGGCCTGATGATCTGCGCCGACGCCCGCATGCCGGAGATCCCCCGCACCCTGGCCCTGCGGGGCGCCCGCCTGATCCTGGACGCCACCGCTCTGGTGACCTCCACCGGGGCCCCCGAGGCCCGGACCAATCCCCAGGTGACTTATCTCCTGCCCGCCCGGGCCCTGGAGAACGGCCTCTGGATCGCCTGGGCGAACAAGGTGGGGGTGGAGGCCGAGAGCATCCTCTATTGCGGACGGAGCGGCGTGGTGGGGCCGGACGGCGCCTATCGGGCGCTGGGGAGCCCGGATCGCGAGGAGATCGTGCTGGCGGAGGTCGATCTGGCGGCGGCGCCCGGCCCCCGCGCGCGGCCCTCCACGCCAGCACTGTGGTGGAACACGCCGGGGGAGGCGCTCCCGGTGGCCCGGCGGCTCCGGGAGCCGATCCCAGCGGATTCGATGTATCTCCGGGTCGGCATCCTCCAGCTGAAGCCCTATGAGGATCCGGAGGCGTGGCGGCGACGGGTGGAGGAGCTGGGCGAGCGCCTGATCCGCCAGGGGGCCTCCCTTCTGATCCTGCCCGGCATCCCGGAGGGGTGGGAGCGCGCCCCGGCCTATCAGCAGACGACAACCCTCGACGCCCTCCAGGCCCTCAGCGCCCGGCTGGCCTGCGGCCTGATCGCTCCCCTGGTGGATGAAGGGCATGTGGGGATCCACCTTATCGACCGCGGGCAGGAGATCGCCCGCCGCCGCGTCGGGGATCCGCCGCGGGCGATGGAGACGCCATGGGGTGGCCTCGGGGTGCTGGGGTCGGAGGAGATCTGGGCGCCGGAGATCGCCCGCAGCCTGATGGCCCAGGGCGCGGAGCTGCTGATCTGGCTCCCCTCCGCCCGTCGGGCGACCGACGATCTCCTCGCCCGAACCCGGGCGGATGAGAACCGGGTCTTCCTGGTGCGGGCCTCCCCACTGTTCGGTGAGCCCAGTGCCCCGGCTGCCGTCTTTGACCCGCTGGGGCAGCCCCTCGCCACCGGCCTGCCGGACCGCGAGCAGGGGATCCTGGCCTCCCTGTTCCGTCCCCTGACCCGCCATAAGGAGATGGCCCCTGGCTCCCATATCGTCTTTGACCGACCTTCCGTGCCCTCCCCGCATCCTGCAGGTTCCGGGGCAGGCGGGTAG
- a CDS encoding dimethylsulfonioproprionate lyase family protein has translation MGGSRRVVIKSSEFLSGAPMERMPGVRDWKVIYPETGFPTKTLIMGIVEIDPGAHTPLHRHNCEEVYFVLQGRGYIESEGERYEFEAGDAIYNRENTAHRVFNTGTEPVRLCVVAGIMLMGLLPQWPTPSPYEILE, from the coding sequence ATGGGAGGATCACGCCGCGTGGTGATCAAGTCTTCGGAGTTCCTGAGCGGCGCTCCCATGGAGCGCATGCCCGGCGTGCGGGACTGGAAGGTGATTTACCCGGAGACAGGCTTTCCCACCAAGACATTGATCATGGGGATCGTGGAGATCGATCCCGGTGCGCACACGCCCCTGCACCGGCATAACTGCGAGGAGGTCTACTTCGTCCTCCAGGGTAGGGGTTACATCGAATCGGAAGGAGAGCGTTACGAGTTCGAGGCGGGGGATGCCATCTACAATCGTGAGAACACCGCCCATCGCGTGTTCAACACCGGGACGGAGCCGGTGCGCCTGTGCGTGGTGGCGGGCATCATGCTGATGGGATTGCTCCCTCAGTGGCCCACCCCAAGCCCGTATGAGATCCTGGAGTGA
- a CDS encoding creatininase family protein, with translation MSLVRYEHLNGEEARQILTARRLAILPIGALEAHGPHLPVGTDNLLAQAIAERVAEQVGGVLLPLLPYGQVWSLQDFPGSLSISNEVLSGLLVDLGLSLQRQGAAILAVINGHIGNGAALQAAARRLHALQGPVMYVFTYPGLGEAATRICTSRPLPGGYFHADEIETSMVLYVAPEHVRLDRMIREEPRLPPDFPYRPVPWTEITRTGVLGDPTLATAEKGAALIEAIVAQIVSVLRLALQRLG, from the coding sequence ATGTCCCTGGTGCGCTACGAACATCTGAACGGAGAAGAGGCGCGTCAGATCCTGACGGCGCGTCGGCTGGCCATCCTGCCCATCGGAGCCCTGGAAGCCCACGGCCCGCATCTCCCAGTGGGCACGGACAACCTGCTGGCCCAAGCCATCGCCGAGCGGGTGGCCGAACAGGTCGGAGGCGTGCTGCTGCCCCTCCTCCCTTATGGCCAGGTCTGGTCCCTTCAGGATTTCCCCGGATCCCTCTCCATCTCCAACGAGGTCCTAAGCGGTCTCCTGGTCGACCTGGGGCTCAGCCTCCAGCGGCAGGGGGCGGCGATCCTGGCGGTGATCAACGGCCATATCGGCAACGGAGCCGCCCTCCAGGCGGCCGCCCGTCGCCTCCACGCCCTCCAAGGCCCCGTGATGTATGTCTTCACCTACCCCGGGCTCGGCGAGGCCGCCACGCGGATCTGCACCTCCCGCCCCCTGCCCGGCGGTTACTTCCACGCCGATGAGATCGAGACCTCTATGGTCCTCTATGTCGCCCCTGAACACGTGCGTCTGGATCGGATGATCCGAGAGGAACCCCGACTCCCCCCCGACTTCCCTTACCGCCCGGTCCCCTGGACCGAGATCACCCGCACCGGCGTCCTCGGCGACCCCACCCTGGCCACGGCAGAGAAAGGAGCCGCCCTCATAGAGGCCATCGTCGCCCAAATCGTCTCCGTCCTCCGCCTCGCCCTTCAGCGACTCGGATGA
- a CDS encoding PTS transporter subunit IIC: MEALRAVLEFIQKFMQEPSLFLGLIALLGFLLLRERVERTISGTLKTAIGLLILLAGVNLMVQALLPLGELAGKTLGLPPVQIQIGTQKIISELGIQIGLVMLFAFLINVLLTRLLSGLGFKYIYLTGHLIFWNAVIFVSAFRYALGLEGAALVIVASLFTGLYQTIQPWYTHRFDLFVNEGSGFVLGHSSSLTVLVTAWLSRLLSGGGKRRVGDMEALRFPRALEWLREPMLLMAATFLVVYLIMAALNVGFVVEAAGKAGKHPIIWVLLQALNFAAGFAILIMGVRMIIAELIPSFKGIAERIVPGAIPALDCPLFFPYGQVSMAYGGLIGMLTMVLVSLLFAAGRYPFFIFAPTMSVWFHGATAGVYGNKYWGIPGAILGGVVAGVLMGVGQALMWPVLGFAIGDFFSWASDTDYVLWPLLIALIGRILGR; this comes from the coding sequence ATGGAGGCCTTGCGCGCTGTCCTGGAATTCATCCAGAAGTTCATGCAGGAGCCGTCCCTCTTCCTGGGGCTGATCGCGTTGCTGGGCTTCCTCCTGCTCCGGGAGCGGGTCGAGCGGACGATCTCCGGGACCCTCAAGACGGCCATCGGGTTGCTCATCCTCTTGGCAGGGGTCAACCTCATGGTCCAAGCGCTGCTCCCACTGGGGGAGCTGGCCGGGAAGACCCTGGGCCTGCCGCCGGTCCAGATCCAGATCGGGACCCAGAAGATCATCAGCGAGCTCGGGATCCAGATCGGCCTGGTCATGCTCTTCGCCTTCCTGATCAACGTGCTCCTCACCCGCCTCCTCAGCGGCCTGGGGTTTAAGTATATCTACCTCACCGGTCACCTGATCTTCTGGAACGCCGTGATCTTCGTCTCTGCCTTCCGGTATGCCCTGGGGCTGGAGGGGGCGGCCCTGGTGATCGTGGCCAGTCTGTTCACCGGCCTCTATCAGACCATCCAGCCCTGGTATACCCATCGCTTTGATCTCTTCGTCAACGAGGGCAGTGGGTTCGTCCTGGGCCACTCCTCTTCCCTGACCGTCCTGGTGACGGCGTGGCTGTCGCGCCTGCTGTCGGGGGGAGGGAAGCGGCGGGTGGGGGACATGGAGGCCCTCCGCTTCCCGCGGGCGCTGGAGTGGTTGCGGGAGCCCATGCTGCTGATGGCGGCTACCTTCTTGGTGGTCTACCTCATCATGGCTGCCCTGAACGTAGGCTTCGTGGTGGAGGCGGCGGGCAAGGCGGGCAAGCATCCGATCATCTGGGTCCTGTTGCAGGCCCTCAACTTCGCCGCCGGCTTCGCCATCCTGATCATGGGCGTGCGGATGATCATCGCCGAGCTGATCCCCTCCTTCAAGGGTATCGCCGAGCGCATCGTCCCCGGCGCCATCCCCGCCCTCGATTGCCCCCTCTTCTTCCCTTACGGCCAGGTCTCCATGGCCTACGGCGGCCTGATCGGGATGCTGACCATGGTCCTGGTCTCCCTCCTCTTCGCCGCGGGTCGTTATCCGTTCTTCATCTTCGCCCCCACCATGTCCGTTTGGTTCCACGGGGCCACCGCCGGCGTGTATGGGAATAAATACTGGGGGATCCCAGGCGCCATCCTGGGGGGCGTAGTCGCCGGAGTGCTGATGGGCGTGGGGCAGGCGCTGATGTGGCCGGTGCTGGGCTTCGCCATCGGCGATTTCTTCAGCTGGGCCTCGGACACGGATTACGTGCTCTGGCCCCTGCTGATCGCCCTCATCGGCCGGATCCTGGGCCGTTGA
- a CDS encoding PTS sugar transporter subunit IIA: protein MDFLEALDGRIRILERVSSWEEAVRISGELLAADGLVTPSYVDHMVRTCQELGPYIAIAPGVAIPHARPEDGANGLGLSLVVVREGVRFGSHNDPVRVLIAFATPDRSAHIDLLRQLAELLARADALAQAAARLGTPEQWKELVRSLIQNPP, encoded by the coding sequence GTGGATTTCCTGGAGGCCCTGGACGGGCGCATCCGCATCCTGGAGCGCGTGAGCTCCTGGGAAGAGGCAGTTCGGATCAGCGGGGAGCTCCTGGCTGCCGACGGCCTGGTCACACCTTCGTATGTGGATCACATGGTTCGGACTTGTCAGGAGCTGGGCCCTTACATCGCCATTGCCCCTGGGGTGGCCATCCCCCACGCCCGGCCGGAGGATGGGGCCAACGGCCTGGGCCTGTCCCTGGTGGTGGTTCGGGAGGGCGTTCGTTTCGGATCGCACAACGATCCCGTTCGCGTGCTCATCGCTTTTGCGACTCCCGATCGATCGGCTCACATCGATCTCCTGCGCCAGCTGGCAGAGCTCTTGGCGCGGGCTGACGCGCTCGCGCAAGCGGCCGCGCGCCTGGGAACCCCCGAGCAATGGAAGGAGTTGGTGCGGTCCTTGATCCAGAACCCCCCATAG
- a CDS encoding PTS sugar transporter subunit IIB, translating to MSGKPPIRVVAACGLGTGTALYLKMTVEEILKKAGIPAVVETADATLAPTISADIIVTGPDLAEMFHQRARAREIVAVTNYGNKAEIQEKLLAAVRRLEG from the coding sequence GTGAGCGGGAAGCCACCGATCCGGGTCGTGGCGGCTTGTGGGCTGGGGACCGGGACCGCCCTCTACCTGAAGATGACGGTGGAGGAGATCCTGAAAAAGGCGGGCATCCCGGCGGTGGTGGAGACGGCCGACGCCACCCTGGCGCCTACTATCTCGGCCGACATCATCGTCACCGGCCCGGACCTGGCGGAGATGTTCCACCAGCGGGCCCGGGCCCGGGAGATCGTGGCGGTCACCAACTACGGGAACAAAGCGGAGATCCAGGAGAAGCTGCTAGCCGCCGTGCGGCGGCTGGAGGGGTAA
- a CDS encoding phosphotriesterase family protein has product MAIIRTVTGDIPPESLGVCYAHEHVFCRPPVEDADLILDREDVAIEELRGFREAGGQALVEMSPPDYGRDVQALYRISQAAGVYLIAATGHHKEAFSGPWVEGRSVHELADRFVREIVEGIDGTGIRAGVIKAGSSLNRITPNEEKVFRAAAIAHRLTGAPISTHTEAGTMGLEQVALLRSEGVDPARVIIGHVDRRMEWEYHLALARAGVYLSYDQISKEKYAPDRLRVEFIRRLIAEGYGKQILLGGDMARKSYWPSYGTGGGPGLTYILLRFVPWLRSEGVPEEAIRDLLIHNPAQALAIG; this is encoded by the coding sequence GTGGCGATCATTCGGACGGTGACCGGCGATATCCCCCCGGAATCCCTGGGGGTTTGCTACGCCCATGAGCATGTCTTCTGCCGGCCCCCGGTGGAGGATGCGGACCTGATCCTGGACCGCGAGGATGTCGCCATCGAGGAGCTGCGCGGGTTCCGGGAAGCGGGCGGGCAGGCGCTGGTGGAGATGTCCCCACCCGATTACGGCCGCGACGTCCAGGCCCTGTATCGGATCTCCCAGGCGGCCGGCGTGTATCTGATCGCGGCCACCGGCCACCACAAGGAGGCCTTCTCCGGCCCCTGGGTGGAAGGGCGCTCGGTCCACGAGCTGGCCGATCGGTTCGTGCGGGAGATCGTGGAGGGCATCGACGGGACGGGGATCCGGGCCGGGGTCATCAAGGCCGGCAGCAGCCTGAATCGCATCACGCCGAACGAGGAGAAGGTCTTCCGGGCTGCCGCCATCGCCCATCGCCTCACCGGGGCGCCCATCTCCACCCACACCGAGGCGGGCACCATGGGCCTGGAGCAAGTGGCCCTCCTGCGGTCGGAAGGGGTGGATCCGGCGCGGGTGATCATCGGGCACGTCGACCGCCGGATGGAATGGGAGTATCACTTGGCCCTGGCCCGGGCGGGGGTTTACCTGAGCTACGACCAGATCAGCAAGGAGAAATACGCGCCGGATCGCCTCCGGGTCGAGTTCATCCGACGTCTGATCGCCGAGGGCTACGGGAAGCAGATCCTGCTAGGCGGGGATATGGCACGCAAGTCCTACTGGCCCAGCTATGGGACCGGAGGCGGGCCGGGGCTCACGTATATCCTGTTGCGCTTCGTCCCGTGGCTGCGCTCGGAGGGGGTGCCGGAGGAGGCGATCCGGGATCTCCTGATCCACAACCCGGCGCAGGCGCTGGCCATCGGATAA